ATACAACAGTTGTGCTAACGTAGGAGTGAGCTGTATTACGGGTGTGGCAAACACCGGAAGTGGTACAAGAATAATTCCTGCTTTGGCAGTAACACAAGGACAGACATATATTATTGTTATTTCTTCAACCAGCGCTACACAGACAGTAGGCTACTACTTAGAGTTACAATATGTAACTTGTCCGGAGCCAACCAACTTGAGCGCGCCGGTTGTTAATCAGACAGGGGTTACTTTAGCATGGGATAATCCTAACCCTGCTTATGCAACATGGGAAGTGGCTATTCAACCGGCAGGAGCTTCTATTCCTGGGCCTGGTGTTTCAGGAACTCAGGTAACGACAAATAGAGATTTTACTACCACAGTTGACGGAACCCCAATTGTGGGTTCTACTGCTTACCAATATTGGGTAAGAGCATTGTGTGTGGAAGGTGGTACGACTTATAGCCCATGGGCAGGTCCGTTCGAATTCTTCACACCTATATGTGATGCTACTTTACCAAACGCACAGTGCGTTCATAATTTCAGGCTAACCGGTACTAACGGATGGCAGGGCGCTATTATGCATGTCAGACAAAACGGTATTACTGTAAAAGTATTAGGGCCTCAATTCACTTCAGGTACTTCCTTAGTAGTTCCGGTACCTTTGTGTAACGGTATTCCTTTTGAACTGGTTTGGGTATCTGGTGGTACAGCACAGGCTAGTGTAGGAATCGTTGTCCAAAACTCTTTCGGACAATTATTATATCAAAAAACAGCTGGAACCGGAGCACCGGGCACTACGCCATTACATACAGAAATGGTAGATTGTGAATTCCCGAAATGTCCTCCTCCAATCAACCTTGGAGCGACAGGAATTACAGCAAGTGGTGCTACTCTAACATGGACACCGGCTTCACTTCCTTCAGGACCAACTACGGAATGGGAAATTTATCTGGCACCACAGGCAACTGCTGTGGCACCTGGAAACGATGATCCAATCAATTTAGCGAACACTACAACAGTTCGTCCTAATCCAAGAACCGGATTGATTTCAGATACTCAGTATGTATTCTATATCAGAACGGTATGTGGAACAAACAGGGCAAGTACATGGGTAGGTCCGTTTACTTTCAGAACGGCCGTATCTTGTGGTATTCCTACTGCCCTCGGCGTAAGAAACCCTCAGACAACAAGTGCTGATTTATTCTGGACGCAGCCTGCATTAGGAGGCGCTTCAGCATGGCAGGTAGTAGTTCAGGCACCGGGATCAGGAGCTCCAACCTATGATGATGCCAGAGCTGTGAATTTAGCAAACGGCGGAACATATGGAACGGGTGGAGCAGGCTCTGCCTTAACTCCGGCTACCCAATATGAATATTATGTAAGAGCGGTTTGTTCAACTTCTCCTCTAGATGTTAGCCGTTGGGTAGGACCATTCCTGTTCAACACTGCTTGCGATCCGTTACCGGTTCCTTATTCTGAAGGATTCAACAGTACTTCAACAAGAGAACTTTGCTGGTCTGTATTGAGTGTTTTGGGTACCAATACCTGGAACATGAACGATACGGCAACTCCTTCTGAAGGAAACGAAGTAGCTACTTTTACGCCTAATAACGGCACCAATAATGACGACTGGTTGATTTCGCCAACATTAGATTTAAGACCAAACTACAGATTGCGTTATAAATATAAAGTAGCCAGTGCTACTGCGGCAAATACACTTCAAGTTGTAATTACAAATGAAAATAATGTTGGTATTGCTCCGTCAGAATTTAACACAGCAACTCCATTATGGACAGGTACACTGACAAATACGACTTATCAGGAGCGTATCATTAATCTTGTTGGTCGCGGTGATCTTACCACTAATGGGGATTTGGTAAACATTGCTTTCCGTGTTCCACCAACAGTAAACAACGCAAACAAAATCTTTATTGATGATGTAGTGTTTGAGCCAATTCCTGCATGTCCGGATCCTATGGATTTAGGGATAGTGACGAACAGTATCACTTCAACTTCTGCACAAATATTCTGGACACCAGGATATCAGGAGACACAATGGCAGGTAGCAGTTCAGCCAATCGGAACAGGAGTTCCGGCAGCTAACTTTAATGGGGCTGTTACTACAAACAACGTAAACTTCCTGGCAAACACAAATACTGTTAACGGTACTCCGTTACAGCCAGGAAACCAATATGAAGTATATGTAAGAGCAATCTGTGCTGATCCAAATGTAAGCCAGTGGGTTGGACCAATCGTGTTCAGAACACTTCTTTGCGAAACAGCAGATTTATGTGCTTATACTTTCACAATGACAGATACTGCATCTAACGGATGGGGTACAGGAGTTTCGATGAACATTATCCAAAACGGATTGGTTATCGCTACTTTAACGGGTCCTGCTAACGGACAGGCTTCAGCTACACAAGTGGTTAACTTCTGTCCTGGAGTACAATTTGAAGTATTCTGGAATCCAAGTACAGCCAGTACGGCAAACCTGGCTCAGGTTGGTTTGACAATTACAAACTTCTATAATGAAGTAGTATTTACTAAACCTGCCGGAACCGGAAGACCAAACAGTAGATTGTACAGAGGGATGCCTTTCTGTTCCACAATTACATGTCCTTATCCAACCAACTTATCCGTTGAGCAAACTTCACCGGTTTCCGCAAACCTTACCTGGTCACCGGGAGGAACGGAGCAGGCATGGGAGTATGTATTCCAGCCGGCTGGAGGTAACTATCCTGGAAACTTGCCTGGACAGCGTGTAAGCGTGCCTCATGCTAACATTACCGGATTGTCGCAAGCTACAGCATATGAATATTATGTAAGAGCAATTTGCGGACCGGATAACGTAAGCTACTGGGCCGGACCATATGAATTTACAATTTATAACTCACCAGGTTGTATTGGTGTAGATATCGAAGGTATTACAATGTCTGTAGGTGAAGAAAAACTTCTTTGTCCAAATGACAACTGTATTGACCTGACTGCAAGTTATTTCCAGACACAGGCTACTAACAGATATCGTGTTGAGCGTATCGACTATGCTCCGCCATTCCCTTACACTGCGGGACCTGGAAGTATTACAGTTCCGGTAAACGTGGATGATGACTGGTCACCACTTATTGACCTGACATTACTTAGTGATTCTACAGGAAACAGCAGACCGTTTAATTTCTGTTTCTTTGGAGATTCATACAGCAAACTGTTAGTTACGGATAACGGTGCTATTACATTCAGTATTTCTGGACCACAAGGAAACGGAGGTATGTATGCGCCTGCACCGGAACCAGGATATGATAATGCAGGATGGACAATGGCTCCAAACAGACAAATACCAAGTATTCCTGCCATGAATGCGCCAACACAATTGCCATACCGAAATTCTATTTCAGGAGTACTACAGGATTTGGATCCAAGACCAGGAAATTCACCGGCAGATGCTTCTATCAACTATACGGTTCTTGGTACGGCTCCATGTAGGGCTTTCGTTTTGAATATTTATAAAATGGCTTCTTATAACTGTAATAGTCAATTGCAGACCAGCCAGATTGTATTGTATGAAGGAAGTAACATGATTGACGTTTACGTTGAAAGCAGAACTCCTTGTAACAGTCATAACCAGGGGCTTGGTGTTATTGGTATCCAGGGAGATACAAATACAGAATTTGCTGTTCCACCAGGAAGAAACGTAGGTGCTTGGACAGCCAGTAATGAAGCCTGGAGGTTTATTCCGGACGGAGATTTGTCTAACGTAGTTTTCAAATGGCTTAAAAATGGTGAATTCTATAGTAATGACTTGAGCATTAATGTTTGTGCTGATGATGTTGAATTAATGCAGGCTGTAGCTCTATACGACAAGTGTGATGGAACTACTACTGAAAGAAAAGCTGAAGTAACCCTGAAAGTGGATCAATTCCCAATCAATGAGCCAAATGATTTACTGGCTTGTACAGGAACTACAACTTCATTTAACGTAACGGAAAATACAGCCGTAATTCTTGATGGTGTTGATAATTCTGATGATTATGAAATTTCTTACTACCTGACTCAGCCAGAAGCTGAAGACGGATCTACACCGGGAGTTACTTCTGTTATTTCTACAGTTGTTGCTCCTATTTATGTAAGAATCGAGAAAATTTCAACAGGATGTTTCGTTACAAGAGAATTTAATGTTGATCCAACTGCTCCACTACCGGCATTTACAGTAACAGGAGACACAATACTTTGTGAAGGAGATTCTACTACTCTTACAGTTGAGGCAACTAACTTTAATGTGGCTGATGCTGTTTTTGAATGGACATTGCCTGATGGAACTGTTTCCAGCCAGACAGGATCTACATTCAATATTGCTGCAGCGACAGCTGCTGATGGTGGAACTTATAGTGTAAAAGTGACAGCAGGCTGTGATGAGACGCTAGAGTTTACTGTACAGGTGAATCAAATCGATACGGATTTCACATACCCAACACCGGTTTGTCCTTCAGGTACAATTAGTCCGACAGCGGTAACCGCTGCAACATTTACTGCAGGCGGAAGCTATACAATTTCTCCGGCATTGCCAATTGATCCTGCTACAGGAACAATTACTCTTGACGGAGCTACTGCTGGTGACTATACCGTTACGTATACAGTAACTCCTGCAATTACAAACTGTACGGATGATAAGACAGGTCAGTTTACAATAACTATTGCAGGTACTACTATTGTACCGGTAGTTACATTCAACTATACAACACCAGTTTGTAAGAGTGCAACGACAAACCCAACACCTAATTTAGGAGCAGGTTTTGCAACAGGTGGAGTATTCTCGTCAACAGATGCTAACGTTTCTGTAAATCCGGCAACAGGAGAAATCAACCTTGCCAATACACAACCAGGTACTTACACGATTAATTATTTATTGGATGCTATTCCTGCAGAATGTAAAGCAGGAGGAACATTTGATGCAACTATCGTAATTACCAACTCTATTACACCGGTAACAGATTTCAGTTATGCGGATGATAGTTTCTGTTCAGGCGCTACGCTTCCAGGACAATTACCAACAGGTGCTTTTGAACCGGGCGGACAGTTTACGGTTGAACCTAGCACGGGATTGAATGTGAATCCTACAACGGGTGAATTTATGGCAGGTACAAGTACACCAGGTACTTATGTGATTAAGTATATAATTCCGGCTGACCCTGCAATTTGCAGAAGCAGATCTGAATCTTCATATACTGTGACTATTGAGAGCACATTCGAAATTACTGTTACTGACGAATGTAGAAACAATGAGTATGTTCTTATTGCTGAGCCTTCTGATCCAAGCTATACCTTCGTATGGAAAGATGCTTTAGGAGCTCCGGTTGGAACAAACAGCAACATCTTTAATGTTTCGCAATATGTCGCCAATCTTTCGGGAGAAGTTCAGTATCCATTGAACTTTACGGTGACAATCAGTACAGCTACTGGATGTTTGAACGTAAAACCTGTTGTTGTAGAAAGTACTTTCTGTGACATTCAAAAAGGTATTTCGCCAAACAACGATGGTAAAAATGATTATTTTGACCTTGCCGGTTTCAATGTGAAGAAATTGACTATCTTTAACCGCTATGGGACAGAAGTATACAGTCGTACCAACTACACGAACGAATGGAGAGGCCAATCTAGCAAAGACAAAGAATTGCCTGACGGAACCTACTATTATGTGATAGAGCGTAGCGGTGTACCTTCTAAAACAGGATGGATTCAAATCAATAGACAAACAAAATAGATATGTCAAAAACACTGCCTGCTATGGTAGGCAGTGTTTTGATACTATAAAAAAATCAAACCAATGAAGAAAATACTTTTCACCGCACTGATAACACTGTCGGTTTTTGTTGATGTTGAAGCGCAGCAAGATCCGCATTATACGCAGTACATGTATAATATGAACGTGATCAATCCAGCCTATGCGGGTTCAAAAGAAAACTTATCTTTTGGATTATTGTATAGACAGCAATGGGAAGGAATCGAAGACGCTCCAAGAACGTTTACTTTTTCAGGACACTCTCCTGCCGGAAAAAACGTAGGTTTAGGTTTGTCTGTGATTTCTGACGAAATTGGTCCTGTTAAAGAACAAAACGTTTATGGGGATTTCTCCTATACATTAAATCTTGGTGGAGAGCACCGCTTAGCCTTGGGTATTAAAGCAGGTGCCACTTTCCAAAAAATAGGCTTGTTTTCAGATATTAATGGGTCGTTACCAGATCCGACTGATGAGGCATTCTCAGAAGATAGTAACAATACATATTTCAATATCGGAACAGGTTTTTTCTATTACACTAATAATTATTATATCGCTTTATCGGTTCCAAACATGCTCAAATCAAAGCATTTGAATGTTAGGAGAGATGGTCAGGAAAGATATTATGGTGAGGAAACACAACACTACTTCTTAACGGGAGGTTATGTGTTCCAATTGACAGATAACATCAAATTCAAACCGTTTGCAATGGTGAAGTCAGCTTTTGATGCACCAACATCATTTGACGTTTCGACTAACTTTTTATTCAATGAAAAGTTTGAGATTGGTGCAACTTACAGACTGGATGACTCTTTTGGAGGAATGGTTAATTATGCAATTACTCCAAACCTAAGAGTAGGTTATGCTTATGACAGAATTATTTCTGACCTGAAAGTTACAACTCCGGCTTCTCACGAGGTTATCCTGTTATTTGATTTGAATTTCCCGAAAAAGGTATCACGTTCACCAAGATATTTCTAACCTAAAAGCGACCTAGACAATGAAAAATTTATATATTACATTAAGTTTTGTGATCGCTAGTATGACACTATCAGCACAAAATAAAGATACCGAAAAGGCCGACAAACTATTCAACAGATTTGAATATGTTGATGCTTCTAACGAATACCTGAAGCTAGTAGACAAAGGTAAGGCTGATAATTATGTTTATAAGCAGCTAGCCGATAGCTATTATAATGTTTTTAATACAAAGGAAGCTATCAAGTGGTATGCTAAAGCAACTCAGGAAAAGCAAGATGCTGAAACCTATTACAGATATGCACAAATGCTAAAAGCAGAAGGGAAGTATGAAGAGTCCAATGTGCAAATGCAGAAATTTGCAGGCATGGCTCCAAATGACCAGAGAGCTGTAGCATTTAAGCAAGATCCTAATTATCTTCCAAAACTGAAAAGCCAAACCAAATTGTATGATGAAAAGTCATTAGATATTAACAGTGACCAGTCTGATTTTGGTGCTGTATTGACAAATGACAATACATTGTATTTTGCGAGTGCCAGAAATAAGTCAAGAAAAACTTATGGCTGGAATGAAGAGCCGTTCCTGGATCTTTACAAAGCAACATACAATGCTAATGGAACATTCAGCGAGCCTGTAACGGTTTCTGAAATCAATACAAAATTCCACGATGGCCCGGCTTCAATTACTGCTGATGGAAATACAATGTATTTTGCCAGCGAAAGTTTTAAAGAAGGTGACTTCGAAAAAGACAAATCGAAAAAGCTTAAATTCGGACAGGTTTATTTGTTCAAAGCAACTAAAGAAGGCGATAAATGGGGTAATGTAAAAGCACTTCCATTTAACAGCAAGGAATATTCTGTAAGCAATCCAAGTATCAGCAAAGACGGTAAAACACTTTACTTCTCTTCTAACATGCCAGGGTCTCTTGGTGGAAATGATATCTGGAAAGTAGCTGTTAACGCTGATGGAAGCTTTGGAACTCCTGAGAATTTGGGAACTAAAGTAAACACAGAAGGTAATGAAAGTTTCCCTTTCATTACAGATGACAACAAATTGTTCTTTGCTTCAGACGGAAGAAAAGGTTTTGGAGGCTTGGATGTTTTCCTAATCGATTTCAACAAAAAGACTGATGCAATAAACGTTGGAGCTCCGGTAAATACATCAAAAGATGATTTTGCGTTTACATTTAACACCGCTAAAAATATCGGTTTCTTCTCAAGTAACAGAACAGGTAATGACAATATCTATCAGGCAACTCCGGTTTGCGGCGTAGAAGTTGTTACTATTGTTAGAGATGCTAAAACAGGAGCTATTTTGTCTGATGCTAGAGTTGCTATTCTTGACGATAAGAAAAATGTTATCGAAACAAGAACTACAGCTGCAGACGGACAAGTGGTTTACAGTGTAGATTGTAACAGAGCTTATACACTTCAGGTGGCAAAAGACGGTTACGAAAGCAATGTATTTCCGGTTGCCAAAACTAACGGAGGAATCGTAAACGTGAATGCTGACCTGCAGCCAATCGATGTGATTGTTACTCCAACAGAAATTGTCTTGAAAGAGATTTTCTTCGAGTTTAACAAGAGCAACATCACACAGGAAGGTGCATTTGAGCTAGACAAGCTTGTTCAGGTTATGAAAAACAACGACCAGATGGTTATTATGGTTAAGAGTCACACCGATAACAGAGGTAGCGATGCTTACAACATGAACCTTTCTGACAGAAGAGCAAAATCAACTGTTCAGTATGTTATTTCTAAAGGAATCGACAAATCCAGAATTTCTGGAAAAGGTTATGGCGAAAGCGAGCCTAAAGTGGATTGCAAAGAAAACTGTACAGAAGAAGATCATGCTAAAAACAGAAGAAGTGAATTCTTGATTATCAAGAGATAATTTCTAAAGTCAATAGAAAAAAGGGTTGCTGAAAGGCAACCCTTTTTTTATAGTTTATAGTTTATAGTTTATAGTTGAAAGTTGAAAGTTTATAGTTTATAGTTTATAGTTGAAAGTTGAAAGTTGAAAGTTGAAAGTGGAAAGTGGAAGAAAATCGTTGAAGATAAACAATTTTATGCTTGCTGTTGTTTGGTTAGAATTTTTATAGCTTTTAAGACCTTAGTTTTTTACAGGCAAAAGTGGTTTTGTTTTTGGTCTTTATTTTTTGCCAGTGCTTTTTTATAGATAAGTTGTGTCAAAAAAGCTGTTTTTTGGCTTTTTAGAGGCTTCTTCTGAATTGAATATCTTTGACAGCAGATGTTTTTTGATGCTGATTAACGCAAGTTTTTTAAAGATTTTGGAAAACAAATCAAAACGGCTGAAGAGGTTAATTAATTATAGGAACTTTATTAAGACTTTATGTTTACAAAGTAGCTAAAATGAAATCTTTTTATATCCTGAAATAATTATGATCACTTCTTAAATCTGTATAATTATTTTAATCTGTGGCTAAAATCAATTAGATAGACTTGTGAAAAACCTCTCAGTTTGGAATTTAACAACTCTTTTCTATAGAAGTTCATATAGCGATTACATTATTAACTAATATGCCGCGGAATAAGGCTGTTTTTAAGCCTTTTTAGAAGCTTTTGCCCCAATCCCTAATAACTTACAATGATGGTTCTTTTTAGCGGTATAAAAAGCTACAAATTGAAAGTTGCTTACTGAAAGAGAACAAGACTTGTAAAAGTGGCTGAGGTTTGCTATTGAAAGACCATATAATTAAACTAATACAATTGCATTTGGAAATGACAAGATAAAGCTTTATTCTAACGGCTTTTCTAAATAAAAAATCCCCGTTGAAACTCAACGGGGATTTTTTTATTATTTAACCTTTATCTTAGTTAACTACGATATCATCGATACCAAAGTTTGTTGTAAGTCTTGGGTTGGTAAGTCCGGAACCGGTATATTCAAAAATGAAGAATCCGTTTCCTGTAACGTTTGCAGGAATAGTGAATGTTCCGGCATTTACAAAAGTCTGGCTTGTTCCAATGTTAAAGCTAGATGTAATATCAACGATAGCTGCATTTCTGATATCTTGGCCAGGAGTGTAGTTTGTCGTGTAATATACTTTTAAGGGAGCATGACCTGTTACAGGGAATGAAACTTTATATTTGAAAGTCATTGTATTGGCAGCTGTCATATCAACCGGCACGAAGAACATCGTTTTGTTATCTTCATTCGGTGTTCCAAAAGATGACATTTCCAGATATTTAGAAGCTGTAGTTTTAATGTTCCAAACTTTAGTTCCAACAAAAGGTTTGTTGAAATAGTTCGGGAAGTTACTTTGGTTAGCAACATAGCTTTCAAAGTTTTCTGTAAAGCTTCCCAAATAGTTGAAGCTTCTGTCTCCGCTTAATTGGATGTCGCTTTCGTATCTTACGATGAATTGGAAATCGGAGTTGTATTTAGTCATTACACCTCTGATTTTTCCACTTCCAGAAGGAACTCTGTTTCCTGAAAAAGGAGCAAAGCTGCTGAAACGGATAATATTTGAAGCACCGCCTGTAGATGCAGATGTGATAAAGTGGTTTGTTGCCCCACCACCTGAATCAATATCATAATATTTTCTTCCTACGGAAGCATCAGCAAAACGTACATCGTTGATTTCGATAAGTGTGTTCAGGTTAGCATTGTTATAAGCCTGAGCAAGTGTTACCGTTCTTACCATGTCATTCTCATTTACTCTTGTGCAAGAAGGGAAGATAAACTGTCTCCAAACATTTTCAGAGATTCTTCCAATTTGATTTCCTTGATATAGGGCGCCAATCTGTAAAGAGTTGAAAACATTAGCATAGTACAAGCCTTTTAGCTTGATGTAAACTTTAGTCCCTGGAGTAAATCCTTCAGCAAAAGTTGAAGAAACGTTCAAAGCAATGCTAAATCCTACAGGAGCTCCTGTTTCAGGAAGTGTCTGCATAGAAATAGTCTTAAAGAAAGTTCCTTTTTCATCGCTTGAAGTTACATATCCTTCAATGATATCGTCGTCTTCATACAATTTTGGAGTTCCGGTAGCCGTAGCAATAATCTGCTGAACCGTTTTTGTAGCCGTCAATCCCGGATCAACACATCCAAGGTTTGGCGTATTATAATTGTCGTCATTAGCACAACCAGAAATTAATCCGGCAGCAATCATAGAGACAAATATAGATTTAAATATAATAGATTTCATTTTTTTACTTTTAATAGAATTAGTTATAAACTCTAATATTATCAATTTGATAAGTACCGTCTAATGTCGTACCGTTTCCTTTTACTCTGAATGCGATATGAGCAGTTCCGGTAAATCTTGACAAATCAATTACTCCGGACTTAATAAATTGGTAATAAGTAGCAGAAGTTGTCGGGAAAGTCGCGCTCAATGACTGCCATGTAGCTGCAGTAACATTGGTTCCGTCAAAGTCAGTAGAAATTAATACTTCAATCGTATTTGCCGCGTTGTCAACAAAAGCCTGGGCTGTCTGGAAAACTAATTTCTCGCCCTCCTGAGCATCAAGGTCAATACTCGGAGTGATTAACCATCCAATGTTTGAGGACTGGCCAGATTGGTATGACGTGAATTCTGCATAACCATTACCACTATAAACCTGGTTTGTCCAACGAACAGTACCGGTTTCAGCAAAGTTTAACCATCCTTCTTTTTCAAACAATGTGTTGTCTGCTCCTTCTGAAAAATCTTCACCAAAAATTAGCGGAGTATATTCCGGAAGGCTAGTGTCATCATCATTTACACAGCTTGACATCATTCCCATCGTAAGAGATGCGAATAATAATGTTGTTATCTTATTCATTTTCATAATACGCAATTTTAGAAGTTGATGTAAAGGTTTACAAAATAAGTTCTTCCATATCCGTAGAAATACTTTGGACCAAAAGAAGGAGTTCCGCTTGAAACGTCTCTGTTTAACTCTTGATAGTTAGCATTTCTTGCCTGTTCAAATCCACCTGTTTTGTATGTCTGATCCAATACGTTGTTGATACTTGCAAAGAATCCTACAGTTTTACCACCGATTCTCCATGATTTTCCTCCAGTTAAATTTACTAAATAAAAATCATCAAATTTCTCTTGTTTCAACAATTTTCTTGCATTCTCACGATCAATATCAGAGAATGGGAAATCCATTCCGTAAGGATCTGCAGAGTTTTCAAAGAAATTGTGTGTTCTCAATAATGCAGATACATCTAAATAGTTGCTTGCAAGGTAGTTTGCGTTAGCACCAATCCACCAGAAGTGAGGATCTCTATATTCAAGACCCACAGAGTAAGCCTGTTGTGGCATACCTGGAAGACGGTAGTTTTTCAAGTTAGCCTGTCCAAAATTTACTTGTGTATTTGGAGCGCCTACACTTGCCAGAGAACCTTCTTGTACAAGAGCTGCAAGAGCGTCGTTATTGATACTTACATTAGGATTGTTGTCATAAGTATACTGTCCGTAAGTTCCCGTAGCAGTAAATTTCAATGTTGGGATAATTTGGTATTCGATACCCAATTCAACACCCATGTTTTTCTTGTTGATATTGGTTACTGTTTCAGCAACGAAAGCGTTGGCATCAGAACCATCTCCTTCAAATACTCCTTCAGCAAAGAAGAATGAAGTTTCAGTAGCATTTTTGATTGTTGAGTAGAAACCTGTCAATCTTGCTTTCAATTTAGGTGCTCTGATGATATAACTTGCGTCAACACTCATGATATTTTCGCTGTTGATATCCGGAACGATGATGTTGTTCAAACGCGCATTAGGGAAAGTATTTCTCAATGAAGGCGCTTTTGTCATGTAGATTGCATTAACATCGAACATTTGTCTTCCGGTCATTTTGTATGTCATACCTCCTTTGAATCCGAAGTTTTCAAAAACAATCTTGTCGCTTTTTCCAAAAGAGTTGTTTGCGTAAAGTCCGTTTCTGTACAAACCTTCTCTTTGGTATTGAGAACGGGAGAATGATTGAGCAAGGTAGAAATCGAATGTGCTGTAGTTGAATTTAAACTGCGTGAAAGCATCAGCTACATCAGCAAGCAAATTATAGTTATAACCATAAGTATCTCCCACACCTACTTGTCTGTTTGGATTGTTCAAGTCAGACTGAGCAAAATTTCCAGTGTAGAAATTGTCGATATCATTAAAATACTGTCCTCCAAGAAGGTCAAGCATGTTTTGGAAGTTATGCGATTTTAGCTTTCTGTAAGTTGCACCAGCATTAAGAATGATGTTGTCAGAAAGTTGAGTATTTAAGATAGAGTTTGCAGTCCAGGTTTTGTCATCTGTTCTGTCTTCATACAATGCATAAACACTGTTTCCTGCAGCTGTTCTGCTGTTGGCAGCATACATTGCATTCCAGTCAATTTGTCTGTTAGTTAAGAAACGGGCTCTTGAAGCTTCTAAAATATTAGCTTCTGAATTTCCTACAAAGGTATTTCCATCATACATTGAAGTATAGTAGCTAGGAAGGTTTCTGTAGTAAGTAGGATCAGGGTTGTTTACGTTTTGGAAATCAAGACGGCTGTTTCCGATTTTACCAAATTGGTAAGAAACATTGGTGTTTAAGTTTGT
This portion of the Flavobacterium lindanitolerans genome encodes:
- a CDS encoding OmpA family protein, giving the protein MKNLYITLSFVIASMTLSAQNKDTEKADKLFNRFEYVDASNEYLKLVDKGKADNYVYKQLADSYYNVFNTKEAIKWYAKATQEKQDAETYYRYAQMLKAEGKYEESNVQMQKFAGMAPNDQRAVAFKQDPNYLPKLKSQTKLYDEKSLDINSDQSDFGAVLTNDNTLYFASARNKSRKTYGWNEEPFLDLYKATYNANGTFSEPVTVSEINTKFHDGPASITADGNTMYFASESFKEGDFEKDKSKKLKFGQVYLFKATKEGDKWGNVKALPFNSKEYSVSNPSISKDGKTLYFSSNMPGSLGGNDIWKVAVNADGSFGTPENLGTKVNTEGNESFPFITDDNKLFFASDGRKGFGGLDVFLIDFNKKTDAINVGAPVNTSKDDFAFTFNTAKNIGFFSSNRTGNDNIYQATPVCGVEVVTIVRDAKTGAILSDARVAILDDKKNVIETRTTAADGQVVYSVDCNRAYTLQVAKDGYESNVFPVAKTNGGIVNVNADLQPIDVIVTPTEIVLKEIFFEFNKSNITQEGAFELDKLVQVMKNNDQMVIMVKSHTDNRGSDAYNMNLSDRRAKSTVQYVISKGIDKSRISGKGYGESEPKVDCKENCTEEDHAKNRRSEFLIIKR
- a CDS encoding DUF5689 domain-containing protein yields the protein MKSIIFKSIFVSMIAAGLISGCANDDNYNTPNLGCVDPGLTATKTVQQIIATATGTPKLYEDDDIIEGYVTSSDEKGTFFKTISMQTLPETGAPVGFSIALNVSSTFAEGFTPGTKVYIKLKGLYYANVFNSLQIGALYQGNQIGRISENVWRQFIFPSCTRVNENDMVRTVTLAQAYNNANLNTLIEINDVRFADASVGRKYYDIDSGGGATNHFITSASTGGASNIIRFSSFAPFSGNRVPSGSGKIRGVMTKYNSDFQFIVRYESDIQLSGDRSFNYLGSFTENFESYVANQSNFPNYFNKPFVGTKVWNIKTTASKYLEMSSFGTPNEDNKTMFFVPVDMTAANTMTFKYKVSFPVTGHAPLKVYYTTNYTPGQDIRNAAIVDITSSFNIGTSQTFVNAGTFTIPANVTGNGFFIFEYTGSGLTNPRLTTNFGIDDIVVN
- a CDS encoding choice-of-anchor J domain-containing protein, whose translation is MNKITTLLFASLTMGMMSSCVNDDDTSLPEYTPLIFGEDFSEGADNTLFEKEGWLNFAETGTVRWTNQVYSGNGYAEFTSYQSGQSSNIGWLITPSIDLDAQEGEKLVFQTAQAFVDNAANTIEVLISTDFDGTNVTAATWQSLSATFPTTSATYYQFIKSGVIDLSRFTGTAHIAFRVKGNGTTLDGTYQIDNIRVYN
- a CDS encoding carboxypeptidase-like regulatory domain-containing protein, giving the protein MKKLVISILFVMQVVFAFAQQGSLVKGKVVDSKTQKPLQNVVATIRNTTLTALTNSDGVFVFENAPHGSHLLEVSSTGYSRQILSIDVEGQPLDLGVVVLAEDITSEQQLSLITITENDLGDDNSGSESTSGLLQATRDAFQQSAAFNWGQARFRIRGLDNEYGTTMINGIVMNKVYDGRPQWSNWGGLNDATRNQEFTMGSAPSDYTFGSILGTQEINTRASFYRPGTRISFSGTNTNYSWRMMGTHASGMNKDGIAYVISASRRWAQEGYFDGTDYSANSFFASIEKRFNDKHSLNFTSIYAQNSRGKNSPNTAEVNRIAGEKYNSYWGWQDGEKRNSRDKDVEEPIFMLSHYWKITDKTNLNTNVSYQFGKIGNSRLDFQNVNNPDPTYYRNLPSYYTSMYDGNTFVGNSEANILEASRARFLTNRQIDWNAMYAANSRTAAGNSVYALYEDRTDDKTWTANSILNTQLSDNIILNAGATYRKLKSHNFQNMLDLLGGQYFNDIDNFYTGNFAQSDLNNPNRQVGVGDTYGYNYNLLADVADAFTQFKFNYSTFDFYLAQSFSRSQYQREGLYRNGLYANNSFGKSDKIVFENFGFKGGMTYKMTGRQMFDVNAIYMTKAPSLRNTFPNARLNNIIVPDINSENIMSVDASYIIRAPKLKARLTGFYSTIKNATETSFFFAEGVFEGDGSDANAFVAETVTNINKKNMGVELGIEYQIIPTLKFTATGTYGQYTYDNNPNVSINNDALAALVQEGSLASVGAPNTQVNFGQANLKNYRLPGMPQQAYSVGLEYRDPHFWWIGANANYLASNYLDVSALLRTHNFFENSADPYGMDFPFSDIDRENARKLLKQEKFDDFYLVNLTGGKSWRIGGKTVGFFASINNVLDQTYKTGGFEQARNANYQELNRDVSSGTPSFGPKYFYGYGRTYFVNLYINF